The Devosia sp. A16 genome includes a window with the following:
- a CDS encoding cysteine synthase A, producing the protein MTNHPDVISAIGNTPLIRLNRVSDATGCEIWGKAEFLNPGQSVKDRAALFIIRDAERRGLLRPGGTIVEGTAGNTGIGLSMVANALGYKSVIVIPETQSQEKKDALTLLGAELIQVPAKPYKNPNNYVKLSGRLAEKLARELPGGAIWANQFDNTANRQAHIETTGPEIWEQTQGKVDGFVSAVGSGGTLGGISMALKAKNPDIQIGLADPEGAALYSYYTTGELKSSGNSITEGIGQGRITANLKDIVVDRAYQIPDSEALPYVFDLLEHEGLCLGGSSGINIAGAVRLARDLGPGKTIVTILADYGNRYQSKLFNPEFLRSKNLPVPHWLEARTPIDWQAVVEAEPVA; encoded by the coding sequence ATGACCAACCACCCCGACGTCATCTCCGCCATCGGCAATACGCCTCTGATCCGACTCAACCGCGTCTCCGATGCGACCGGTTGCGAGATCTGGGGCAAGGCGGAGTTCCTGAACCCGGGTCAATCGGTGAAAGACAGGGCGGCGCTGTTCATCATCCGCGACGCCGAGAGGCGCGGGCTGTTGCGGCCGGGTGGAACGATCGTCGAGGGCACGGCCGGCAATACCGGCATCGGGCTTTCCATGGTTGCCAATGCGCTCGGCTATAAATCGGTGATCGTCATCCCCGAAACGCAGAGCCAGGAAAAGAAGGACGCGCTGACCCTGCTCGGCGCCGAGCTGATCCAGGTACCGGCCAAGCCTTACAAGAACCCCAACAACTACGTGAAGCTGAGCGGCCGGCTGGCCGAGAAGCTGGCGCGCGAACTGCCCGGCGGCGCGATCTGGGCCAACCAGTTCGACAACACCGCCAACCGGCAAGCGCATATCGAGACCACCGGTCCTGAAATCTGGGAGCAGACCCAGGGCAAGGTCGACGGGTTTGTTTCGGCCGTCGGCTCAGGCGGCACGCTGGGCGGCATCTCAATGGCGCTGAAAGCGAAGAACCCCGACATCCAGATCGGGCTTGCCGACCCCGAGGGCGCGGCGCTCTACAGCTACTACACCACGGGCGAGCTCAAAAGCTCAGGCAACTCGATCACCGAGGGCATCGGCCAGGGGCGCATCACCGCCAACCTCAAGGATATCGTGGTGGATCGCGCCTACCAGATCCCCGACAGCGAGGCCCTGCCCTATGTGTTCGACCTGCTCGAGCACGAAGGGCTCTGCCTCGGCGGGTCGTCTGGCATCAATATCGCGGGTGCGGTGCGGCTGGCGCGCGATCTGGGGCCAGGCAAGACCATCGTCACCATCCTCGCCGACTACGGCAACCGCTATCAGAGCAAGCTGTTCAACCCCGAGTTCCTGCGCTCCAAGAACCTGCCGGTACCGCATTGGCTCGAAGCTCGCACGCCCATAGACTGGCAAGCAGTCGTTGAGGCGGAGCCTGTTGCGTGA
- a CDS encoding cryptochrome/photolyase family protein produces the protein MTATALVWLRNDLRITDNPALSAALKHGKARAIYIEETDSRLRQRGGASRWWLHHSLNRLSEALAGLGVTLETGEGVAEAELFKTIRRHGVDAVYWNRRYGSSERDIDAGIKARLKREGIETESFAANVLVEPFEMATGGGKPYSVYAPFWNSLRKRDIERPLPRPRAGKAIRPTRVDADYREPDWGRKIGRHWRIGEAAAHQRLEQFLEQLVMDYPEGRDIPAKAATSGLSPHLAFGEISPRQVWHTAQAMAQHAPSTASAIEKFLSELGWRDFNYNQLYHREDIARVPMVEKYAHLQWRHADAALEAWQRGQTGIPIVDAGMRELWETGVMHNRVRMLTASLLAKNLLIDWRKGEQWFWDTLVDADPANNPGNWQWVAGSGLDASPYFRIFNPVTQGERFDPAGDYVRRWVPEVAGLPDKLVHRPWEAPNAAALAYPEPIVDLKVSRERALEAFNAL, from the coding sequence ATGACCGCAACGGCGCTCGTCTGGCTCAGAAACGACCTGCGGATCACCGACAACCCGGCATTGTCGGCTGCCCTCAAGCACGGCAAGGCGCGAGCAATCTACATCGAGGAGACCGACAGCCGGCTGCGGCAGCGCGGTGGTGCAAGTCGCTGGTGGCTGCACCACAGCCTCAATCGGCTCTCGGAAGCGCTGGCCGGGCTTGGCGTGACCTTGGAGACCGGCGAGGGCGTGGCAGAAGCCGAACTGTTCAAAACGATAAGGCGGCACGGCGTCGATGCCGTATACTGGAACCGTCGCTACGGCTCGTCGGAGCGGGATATCGATGCCGGGATCAAGGCGCGCCTCAAACGCGAGGGCATCGAGACCGAGAGCTTTGCCGCCAACGTGCTGGTCGAGCCGTTCGAGATGGCGACCGGCGGCGGCAAGCCCTACTCGGTCTATGCGCCGTTCTGGAACAGCTTGAGGAAGCGTGACATCGAACGCCCCTTACCGAGGCCACGAGCCGGCAAAGCGATCCGGCCGACGCGGGTCGATGCCGACTATCGCGAGCCGGATTGGGGCAGAAAGATCGGGCGGCACTGGCGGATCGGCGAAGCCGCGGCGCACCAACGGCTGGAGCAGTTCCTCGAGCAACTGGTGATGGATTATCCGGAGGGCCGCGACATTCCGGCCAAGGCGGCCACGTCGGGACTGTCGCCGCACCTGGCATTCGGCGAGATCAGCCCGCGGCAGGTCTGGCACACGGCACAGGCGATGGCCCAGCACGCACCGTCCACGGCCTCGGCGATCGAGAAATTCCTGTCCGAGCTGGGTTGGCGGGATTTCAACTACAACCAGCTCTACCATCGCGAGGATATTGCCCGCGTACCGATGGTGGAAAAATACGCGCATCTGCAGTGGCGGCACGCCGATGCCGCGCTCGAAGCCTGGCAACGCGGGCAGACCGGCATCCCGATCGTCGATGCCGGGATGCGCGAGCTGTGGGAGACCGGGGTCATGCACAATCGCGTCCGCATGCTCACCGCGTCGCTCCTCGCCAAGAACCTGCTCATCGACTGGCGGAAGGGCGAGCAGTGGTTCTGGGACACGCTGGTCGATGCCGACCCGGCGAACAATCCCGGCAACTGGCAGTGGGTGGCAGGCAGCGGACTCGATGCCTCGCCCTACTTCCGCATCTTCAACCCGGTGACGCAGGGCGAACGGTTCGATCCGGCTGGAGACTATGTGCGCCGCTGGGTGCCGGAGGTTGCGGGCCTGCCAGACAAGCTGGTGCACCGGCCATGGGAAGCGCCCAATGCCGCGGCACTCGCCTACCCCGAGCCGATCGTCGACCTGAAGGTCTCTCGCGAGCGCGCACTCGAAGCGTTCAATGCGCTGTAG
- the cysD gene encoding sulfate adenylyltransferase subunit CysD produces the protein MSSVGPRGLSHLKSLESESIEIFREVAASFERPVMMYSIGKDSSVLLHLARKAFFPSRIPFPILHIDTKWKFREMIEFRDRMARQYDLDLIVHTNPDGLAQGINPFDHGSAVHTDIMKTQALRQALNAGKYDAAIGGARRDEEKSRAKERIFSHRNAQHAWDPKNQRPELWRIFNTRLAPGESMRVFPISNWTELDVWTYIYAEGIEIPELYFARRRPVVERSGTLIMVDDDRFRFNPGETAREEMIRFRTLGCYPLSGGIRSDAADLPSIIMEMQASRTSEREGRLIDSDSIGSMEKKKQEGYF, from the coding sequence ATGAGTTCCGTCGGCCCGCGTGGTCTCAGCCACCTCAAATCCCTCGAGTCCGAAAGCATCGAAATCTTCCGCGAAGTCGCGGCGAGCTTCGAGCGCCCGGTGATGATGTACTCCATCGGCAAGGATTCGTCCGTGCTGCTGCACCTGGCGCGCAAGGCGTTCTTCCCCAGCCGCATTCCGTTTCCGATCCTCCATATCGATACGAAGTGGAAGTTTCGCGAGATGATCGAATTCCGCGACCGCATGGCGCGGCAATACGATCTCGACCTGATCGTGCACACCAATCCGGACGGCCTGGCTCAGGGCATCAACCCGTTCGATCACGGCTCTGCCGTGCACACCGACATCATGAAGACGCAGGCGCTGCGCCAGGCTCTCAACGCCGGCAAGTACGATGCGGCCATCGGTGGCGCCCGCCGCGACGAGGAGAAGTCCCGTGCCAAGGAGCGCATCTTCTCGCATCGCAACGCCCAGCATGCCTGGGATCCGAAGAACCAGCGCCCGGAGTTGTGGCGCATCTTCAACACGCGGCTGGCGCCCGGTGAGAGCATGCGTGTGTTCCCGATCTCGAACTGGACCGAGCTCGATGTATGGACCTACATCTACGCCGAGGGCATCGAGATCCCCGAGCTCTATTTCGCCCGCCGCCGCCCGGTGGTGGAGCGCTCCGGCACCCTCATCATGGTCGATGACGATCGCTTCCGCTTCAATCCCGGCGAGACGGCGCGCGAGGAGATGATCCGCTTCCGCACGCTCGGCTGCTATCCGTTGAGCGGCGGCATCCGCTCCGACGCTGCCGACCTGCCGTCGATCATCATGGAAATGCAGGCCTCCCGTACCTCGGAGCGCGAAGGACGCCTCATCGACTCCGACAGTATCGGCTCGATGGAAAAGAAGAAGCAGGAAGGGTACTTCTGA
- the cysN gene encoding sulfate adenylyltransferase subunit CysN, whose protein sequence is MASVPMTAPSAETALELWLAEQTDKSLLRFLTCGSVDDGKSTLIGRLLYDSQLILDDQLASLRKESRNRTTGDEGIDFSLLVDGLTAEREQGITIDVAYRFFSTDKRKFIVADTPGHEQYTRNMATGASNADLGIVLIDARKGVLTQTRRHSFILSLIGVKHVVLAVNKIDLVGYDADVFNAIEAEYRAFARDLGFETLAAIPLSALKGDNILAPSPQTPWYDGPQLVPYLESIEVATDRASKPLRFPVQWVNRPNLDFRGFSGTLASGEVKVGDDILVAASRKPARISRIVTMDGDQPRAIAGEAVTLVLDREVDISRGDVLVHPGATPDYSNQFQARLVWMSDEQAIPGRSYLLKLGAQQVPASITALKFRTNVNTLEQSAAKTLELNEVGTVTIATDKPIAFDSYADNPLSGSFILIDRISNATLGAGVIEYGLQRARNLSYQSFDVNRKVRAEMKGQTPQIVWFTGLSGSGKSTVANLIEKRLTSEGRHAYILDGDNVRHGLNKDLGFTDEARVENIRRVAEVARLMADAGLIVIVSFISPFRNERRLAREVAGDVKFTEVFVNTPLEVCEARDPKGLYAKARRGEISNFTGISSPYEAPENPDVVLHGALHDPVQMAEDLYARIFEWDTGYSI, encoded by the coding sequence ATGGCCAGTGTACCCATGACCGCCCCCTCAGCCGAAACCGCGCTCGAGCTCTGGCTCGCCGAGCAGACCGACAAGAGCCTGCTGCGCTTCCTCACCTGCGGGTCGGTGGATGACGGCAAGTCGACGCTGATCGGTCGGCTGCTCTACGACAGCCAGTTGATCCTCGACGATCAGCTCGCGTCGCTCCGCAAGGAAAGCCGCAACCGCACCACCGGCGACGAAGGCATCGACTTCTCGCTTCTCGTCGATGGCCTTACCGCCGAGCGCGAGCAGGGCATCACCATCGACGTCGCCTATCGGTTTTTCTCGACCGACAAGCGCAAGTTCATCGTCGCCGACACCCCGGGCCACGAGCAGTACACCCGCAACATGGCGACCGGCGCCTCGAATGCCGATCTCGGCATTGTTTTGATCGACGCCCGCAAGGGCGTCCTTACCCAGACCCGTCGCCACAGCTTCATCCTCAGCCTGATCGGCGTGAAGCACGTGGTGCTGGCGGTCAACAAGATCGATCTGGTCGGCTACGACGCAGACGTGTTCAACGCCATCGAAGCGGAATACCGCGCCTTCGCGAGGGATCTCGGCTTCGAAACCCTCGCCGCCATCCCGCTCTCGGCCCTCAAAGGCGACAACATCCTCGCCCCCAGCCCGCAGACCCCCTGGTACGACGGCCCGCAACTGGTGCCCTATCTCGAGAGCATCGAGGTGGCGACCGATCGTGCCAGCAAACCGCTGCGGTTTCCGGTGCAGTGGGTGAACCGTCCCAACCTCGATTTTCGCGGTTTTTCGGGAACCCTCGCGTCCGGCGAGGTGAAGGTCGGCGACGACATCCTTGTCGCTGCGTCCCGCAAGCCGGCGAGGATCAGCCGCATCGTCACCATGGACGGGGACCAGCCCCGCGCCATTGCCGGGGAAGCCGTGACGCTGGTGCTCGACCGCGAAGTCGACATCTCGCGCGGCGATGTGCTGGTGCACCCCGGTGCGACGCCCGACTATTCCAACCAGTTCCAGGCGCGCCTGGTCTGGATGAGCGACGAGCAGGCCATTCCGGGCCGCTCCTACCTGCTCAAGCTCGGCGCCCAGCAGGTGCCGGCCTCGATTACCGCGCTGAAGTTCAGAACCAACGTCAACACGCTCGAGCAATCGGCTGCAAAGACTCTGGAATTGAACGAGGTCGGCACCGTTACCATCGCCACCGACAAGCCGATCGCCTTCGACAGCTACGCCGACAATCCGCTCTCGGGCAGCTTCATCCTGATCGATCGTATCAGCAACGCTACCCTTGGCGCCGGGGTGATCGAGTACGGCCTGCAGCGCGCCAGGAACCTCAGCTACCAGTCGTTCGACGTGAACCGTAAGGTGCGCGCCGAGATGAAGGGCCAGACGCCGCAGATCGTCTGGTTCACCGGCCTGTCCGGTTCCGGCAAGTCGACCGTCGCCAACCTGATCGAGAAGCGCCTGACCTCGGAAGGCCGTCACGCCTACATCCTCGATGGCGATAACGTTCGCCATGGGCTGAACAAGGATCTCGGCTTCACCGACGAGGCGCGGGTCGAGAACATCCGGCGCGTCGCCGAGGTGGCGCGGCTGATGGCCGATGCGGGGCTGATCGTCATCGTCTCGTTCATCTCGCCGTTCCGCAACGAGCGCCGGCTGGCGCGCGAGGTGGCGGGCGACGTCAAGTTCACCGAGGTGTTCGTCAATACCCCGCTCGAAGTGTGCGAGGCCCGCGATCCAAAGGGGCTCTACGCCAAGGCGCGGCGCGGCGAGATCAGCAATTTCACCGGCATTTCCAGCCCCTACGAAGCGCCTGAGAACCCTGACGTGGTGCTGCATGGAGCACTGCACGATCCAGTGCAGATGGCCGAAGACCTCTACGCCCGCATCTTCGAATGGGACACTGGCTACTCGATCTAG
- a CDS encoding peptidoglycan-binding protein: MRNAFRLLLWLLLLWMPALAAHASFDDSKLWFERLSDDERSATQTDLILLGHYQYLVDGQFGRGTFDAIAAFQKSQGRAPTGVLTDFERRSLRDLARQVDSKLGIELVSDTPAHVAMMIPLRLLSIQNPTDAGTSYVSEDGEFSLETMHVSLADQSFETLFDAMTSPDPERTVTYRSFGAGRFVVSGQIGDYSFYTMFVSAAGEAVGYSLAWGDTYKNEGAIASVYIASHFTPLSSLPPPDELKKAEGTGGAPPRGAFVLPEEQPEVILLNADITDQTSAEFDRALAARPDVRVVALNSPGGSVESALKIAGAIHQRGLTTFVPKDMGCYSACAYIFFAGIDRQAVGELGVHQISAEVADLVLAQTTLGDVLDAMQSFGVNQQVISHMLRTPPDDMYVFSAAELSDLGITSGEPLTIDVAVAASPEPPGGGGTAIVHLSSQSDPAEAERSRAYVEGRWSTLFGEVKPEVESSGNIYRVQLPTPSLERANAICAAIKADGGGCYVTAAGS; encoded by the coding sequence ATGCGCAACGCGTTTCGGCTCCTGCTATGGCTGCTGCTCCTTTGGATGCCGGCCCTCGCTGCACATGCCTCCTTCGATGATTCGAAGCTCTGGTTCGAGCGGCTGAGCGACGATGAGCGCTCCGCGACCCAGACCGACCTGATCCTGCTCGGCCACTATCAGTACCTGGTTGACGGCCAGTTCGGGCGCGGCACCTTCGACGCGATTGCCGCCTTCCAGAAGAGCCAGGGTCGCGCCCCGACCGGGGTGCTGACCGATTTCGAGCGACGCTCGCTGCGCGACCTCGCGAGGCAAGTCGACAGCAAGCTCGGCATCGAGCTGGTCAGCGACACGCCGGCGCATGTCGCCATGATGATTCCGCTGCGCCTGCTCTCCATCCAAAACCCGACCGATGCCGGCACCTCCTACGTCAGTGAGGATGGCGAGTTTTCGCTCGAGACCATGCACGTCTCCCTGGCCGACCAGTCGTTCGAAACGCTGTTCGACGCGATGACCAGCCCCGATCCGGAGCGCACCGTCACCTATCGCAGCTTTGGAGCAGGGCGCTTCGTGGTTTCCGGGCAGATCGGCGACTACTCGTTTTATACGATGTTCGTCAGCGCGGCGGGCGAGGCGGTGGGCTATTCGCTCGCCTGGGGCGACACCTACAAGAACGAGGGAGCGATCGCCTCGGTCTACATCGCCTCTCACTTCACTCCGCTCAGCAGCCTGCCGCCGCCGGACGAACTGAAGAAGGCCGAGGGGACCGGCGGGGCGCCGCCGCGCGGCGCCTTCGTGCTGCCCGAGGAGCAACCGGAGGTGATCCTCCTCAACGCCGACATCACCGATCAGACCTCCGCGGAGTTCGACCGCGCGCTGGCTGCCCGGCCTGACGTGCGGGTGGTCGCTCTCAACAGTCCCGGCGGTTCAGTCGAATCCGCACTGAAGATCGCCGGCGCCATTCACCAGCGCGGGCTCACCACTTTCGTGCCTAAGGACATGGGGTGTTATTCGGCCTGCGCCTACATCTTCTTCGCCGGCATCGACCGACAGGCCGTAGGGGAGCTCGGCGTGCACCAGATCTCGGCGGAAGTCGCCGATCTGGTGCTGGCGCAGACCACGCTGGGCGATGTGCTCGACGCGATGCAGTCGTTCGGCGTCAACCAGCAGGTGATCTCGCACATGCTACGCACGCCGCCCGACGACATGTATGTGTTCAGCGCGGCGGAACTCAGCGACCTCGGCATCACCAGCGGCGAGCCTTTGACCATCGACGTGGCCGTCGCTGCCTCGCCGGAGCCACCGGGCGGCGGCGGCACCGCCATCGTGCACCTGTCGAGTCAATCGGACCCTGCCGAGGCGGAACGGTCACGGGCGTATGTCGAGGGACGCTGGAGCACGCTGTTCGGCGAAGTCAAACCAGAGGTCGAAAGCTCAGGCAATATCTACCGCGTGCAACTGCCGACGCCATCGCTCGAGCGCGCCAACGCCATCTGCGCGGCCATCAAGGCGGACGGCGGCGGCTGTTATGTTACCGCCGCCGGCAGCTGA
- a CDS encoding alginate lyase family protein: MALGLITTMTLLLGTAMPRAEDKPFACPPSPAPVVALNFGSRYTDDSKTRSDIDEVSNAEVDRALRPVEAFIGELMKMANTALMDGDAARGECVLDWLDQWAAAGALTELETLNVKLAIPARYAGLAIALLQAETAGSLDPAKRERVIAWLTGAANAMEQFFETEAPRNAKRANLRAWAGLAAAAIGRLNGDAAMLDWARGSFELVTCQASPDGSLPLEMNRADKALNYQLHATAPLIVTADLLKATGYDGYAACDGKLGTIAAFSLRAIQDPSIVQQINGKEQTFQTGKQALEPFMLAWVEPLLRHAPDPATNAFVQPLRPLAHAKLGGNLTRLGDWVARLPASTS, encoded by the coding sequence ATGGCACTCGGCCTGATCACAACGATGACGCTGCTGCTCGGCACGGCGATGCCGCGCGCGGAGGATAAGCCGTTTGCCTGCCCACCCTCGCCTGCCCCGGTTGTCGCGCTCAATTTCGGCAGCCGCTACACCGACGACAGCAAGACGCGTTCGGACATCGACGAGGTGTCCAATGCCGAGGTCGATCGCGCTCTGCGTCCGGTGGAGGCGTTCATCGGCGAACTGATGAAGATGGCCAACACCGCGCTGATGGACGGCGACGCCGCGCGTGGCGAATGCGTTCTCGACTGGCTCGATCAGTGGGCTGCAGCCGGGGCGCTCACTGAACTCGAGACGCTGAACGTCAAGCTGGCGATCCCGGCGCGCTACGCCGGGCTGGCCATCGCATTGCTGCAGGCCGAGACAGCCGGCTCGCTCGATCCGGCCAAGCGCGAACGCGTCATTGCCTGGCTCACCGGCGCGGCCAACGCGATGGAGCAGTTCTTCGAGACCGAAGCGCCCAGGAACGCCAAGCGGGCAAACCTGCGCGCCTGGGCCGGGCTGGCTGCCGCCGCCATCGGTCGCCTCAATGGCGATGCCGCGATGCTGGATTGGGCCAGGGGCAGCTTCGAGCTCGTCACCTGCCAGGCCTCGCCCGACGGCAGCCTGCCGCTCGAAATGAACCGGGCCGACAAGGCGCTGAACTACCAGCTCCATGCCACCGCCCCGCTGATCGTCACCGCCGATCTGCTCAAGGCCACCGGCTACGACGGCTACGCCGCCTGCGATGGCAAGCTCGGCACGATTGCCGCGTTCAGCCTCAGGGCCATCCAGGACCCATCCATCGTCCAGCAGATCAACGGCAAGGAACAGACGTTCCAGACCGGCAAGCAGGCGCTCGAGCCGTTCATGCTGGCCTGGGTCGAGCCGCTGTTGCGGCACGCTCCCGACCCCGCCACCAACGCGTTCGTCCAACCGTTGCGTCCACTGGCGCATGCCAAGCTCGGCGGGAACCTGACGCGGCTGGGCGATTGGGTTGCCCGTTTGCCGGCATCAACTAGTTAA
- a CDS encoding tetratricopeptide repeat protein, which produces MPSFVPRLATLLLLGSGLVSAAVAAPVEVTFLPPEIPAQEVCVAKKADPDVVARWQAWDEVSVPEGDPELVLRDARRLRDLNPTGNFKLVDKMLAVVGKMPAPKVPDISIDRINLYLKAGRLPQLRETGIIDQLEANSGALAPKALNLLSTLYLDGLVVKKDKQKGLGYLTRAAMGGNADALLRLASMNIGGEQVPGWELDPKLAVTMAFGALVGKLDPDICDRIGRIAREYSKGLVVQQDHDIAEQWLRLAADLGDAGAAWKVAQLHLESELIVKNNDSLLKYLNLASDRGVAAAQVELGKLYEAGALVPEDGDRAEALYAEASELGSRNALFRLVTLLEKEQAVPDKKAAYAARLTELVNMPQPPGWAFSKLAKLVLSDKGRWSGEAEAKALLEKGVALEDADSAQELAFILLRHRDEPGVFERATELLSFAVTNAGKIDPMTDLRQAYLCRAPKGADMRLAAFWQRTEDAAGNSTEFMDTDDISALDPNADPIALAKLQTHALYGRPNSVAYYVDYLGRNGASPEMLAFWQSRIDPVPATVDALARHRLTVTPTPEVIEETIAALKRAREDGLPRAAVDLGSVLLDYFPSDAEKRSEAIGYLTEAAQQGSGEAILRLLPILQAQGISDTDLLAQYHQTIEQRGDADALIFAASKTRDEELRHDYLYRAASVVDCTFENTIKLAGAFVATADDAETEHWLEVSLRLAGDDGWRHTAIADRYMAMGGKERTKTAIELFDQAVALGDDTAVSRLVKIYADPNSEDYAPTKAVAMFKRMIDDAPVADLGKIRDKVLKAPPAIMTAVLEQVDWSARYAAAAASGDAVAMRELALYLRSTGTTAAEARDASSWLKRAAEGGDAVAMVELAKAYAMGIGIEPSIQQATMLLKDAAGLGNPEAQRLLASMAVEN; this is translated from the coding sequence ATGCCGTCATTCGTCCCCCGCCTCGCCACCCTGCTGCTGCTCGGTTCGGGCCTCGTATCCGCCGCCGTTGCCGCGCCGGTCGAGGTCACTTTCCTGCCGCCGGAGATTCCGGCCCAGGAGGTCTGCGTCGCCAAGAAGGCCGACCCCGACGTGGTGGCGCGCTGGCAGGCGTGGGACGAAGTGTCGGTGCCCGAGGGGGACCCCGAGCTGGTGCTGCGCGACGCGCGACGTCTGCGCGACCTCAACCCGACCGGCAATTTCAAGCTGGTCGACAAGATGCTGGCGGTTGTCGGCAAGATGCCGGCGCCCAAGGTGCCGGACATTTCGATCGATCGGATCAATCTCTACCTCAAGGCCGGCCGGTTGCCGCAACTGCGCGAGACCGGCATCATCGACCAGTTGGAGGCGAATTCCGGCGCCCTTGCGCCCAAGGCGCTCAACCTGCTGTCGACGCTCTATCTCGACGGGCTGGTGGTGAAAAAGGACAAGCAGAAGGGCCTCGGGTACCTGACCCGCGCCGCCATGGGCGGCAATGCCGACGCGTTGCTCCGCCTCGCCTCCATGAACATCGGCGGCGAACAGGTGCCCGGTTGGGAGCTCGACCCCAAGCTTGCCGTGACGATGGCGTTCGGTGCGCTGGTCGGCAAACTCGATCCCGATATCTGCGACCGCATCGGCCGCATCGCGCGCGAATACTCCAAGGGCCTGGTGGTGCAGCAGGACCACGACATCGCCGAGCAATGGCTGCGGCTGGCCGCCGATCTCGGCGATGCCGGGGCGGCATGGAAAGTGGCGCAGCTGCACCTCGAAAGCGAGCTGATCGTCAAGAACAACGACAGCTTGCTGAAATACCTGAACCTCGCCTCCGACCGTGGGGTAGCGGCGGCGCAGGTCGAGCTGGGCAAGCTCTACGAAGCCGGCGCGCTGGTGCCCGAGGATGGGGATCGAGCCGAGGCGCTCTACGCCGAAGCCTCGGAGCTGGGCAGCCGTAATGCCTTGTTCCGGCTCGTCACGCTGCTCGAGAAGGAACAGGCGGTTCCCGACAAGAAGGCCGCCTATGCGGCGCGCCTGACCGAACTGGTCAACATGCCGCAACCGCCAGGCTGGGCCTTCTCGAAGCTGGCCAAGCTGGTGTTGAGCGACAAAGGGCGCTGGTCCGGCGAGGCCGAGGCCAAGGCGCTGCTCGAAAAGGGCGTGGCGCTGGAGGATGCGGATTCGGCCCAGGAGCTGGCCTTCATCCTCTTGCGCCATCGTGATGAGCCGGGCGTGTTCGAACGCGCCACCGAGCTGCTCAGTTTCGCCGTGACCAATGCCGGCAAGATCGACCCGATGACCGACCTGAGGCAGGCCTATCTCTGCCGAGCTCCCAAGGGCGCCGACATGCGGCTTGCCGCGTTCTGGCAGCGCACCGAGGACGCGGCCGGCAACTCCACCGAGTTCATGGATACCGACGATATCAGCGCGCTCGACCCCAACGCCGATCCGATCGCGCTGGCCAAGCTGCAGACCCACGCACTCTATGGCCGTCCCAACTCCGTCGCCTACTATGTCGACTATCTGGGCCGCAACGGCGCCAGCCCGGAAATGCTGGCGTTCTGGCAGTCGCGCATCGATCCGGTGCCGGCGACGGTCGATGCGCTGGCGCGGCATCGGCTCACCGTGACCCCGACGCCCGAGGTGATCGAGGAGACCATCGCGGCGCTGAAACGGGCGCGCGAAGATGGCCTGCCGCGCGCCGCGGTCGACTTGGGTTCGGTGCTGCTCGACTATTTCCCCAGCGACGCCGAGAAGCGGTCGGAAGCGATCGGCTACCTCACCGAGGCCGCACAGCAGGGCTCGGGTGAGGCCATCCTGCGCCTCTTGCCGATCCTCCAGGCCCAGGGGATCTCCGACACCGACCTGCTGGCGCAATATCACCAGACGATCGAGCAACGCGGCGACGCCGATGCGCTGATCTTCGCCGCCTCGAAAACCCGGGACGAGGAGTTGCGGCACGACTACCTCTATCGCGCCGCGAGCGTCGTCGACTGCACTTTCGAGAATACCATCAAGTTGGCCGGCGCCTTCGTCGCTACGGCCGACGACGCGGAAACCGAGCACTGGCTGGAGGTCAGCCTGCGGCTCGCCGGCGATGATGGCTGGCGCCATACGGCGATCGCCGACCGCTACATGGCCATGGGCGGCAAGGAACGGACCAAGACGGCGATCGAGCTGTTCGACCAGGCCGTGGCGCTCGGGGACGACACCGCGGTCAGCCGGCTGGTGAAGATCTACGCCGATCCCAACAGCGAAGATTACGCTCCGACCAAGGCGGTCGCGATGTTCAAGCGAATGATCGACGACGCGCCGGTCGCTGACCTCGGCAAGATCCGCGACAAGGTGCTGAAGGCCCCGCCGGCGATCATGACGGCGGTACTGGAGCAGGTCGACTGGTCGGCGCGCTACGCCGCGGCGGCGGCGTCGGGCGACGCCGTGGCGATGCGCGAGCTGGCGCTCTACCTGCGTTCGACCGGCACCACGGCCGCAGAGGCACGCGACGCCAGCTCATGGCTGAAGCGGGCCGCGGAGGGTGGCGACGCCGTTGCCATGGTCGAACTCGCCAAGGCCTATGCCATGGGCATCGGCATCGAACCGTCGATCCAGCAGGCGACGATGCTGCTGAAGGATGCAGCCGGCCTCGGCAATCCCGAAGCGCAGCGCCTGCTGGCGTCGATGGCAGTGGAGAACTGA